One window from the genome of Dyella sp. A6 encodes:
- a CDS encoding YegP family protein gives MTGKFTLFTGKNGSIYFNLKASNGQIILQSQGYKDRGGATNGIESVRKNAGDAAHYEKKPTDNGKFHFNLKAGNGQVIGASQTYESERACDEGIASVMKNAPEAALVEE, from the coding sequence ATGACAGGCAAGTTCACGCTGTTCACCGGCAAGAATGGCAGCATCTACTTCAACCTCAAGGCCAGCAACGGCCAGATCATCCTGCAGAGCCAGGGCTACAAAGACCGCGGCGGCGCCACCAACGGCATCGAATCGGTGCGCAAGAACGCCGGCGACGCCGCGCACTACGAAAAGAAGCCCACCGACAATGGCAAGTTCCACTTCAACCTGAAAGCCGGCAACGGCCAGGTCATCGGCGCCAGCCAGACCTACGAGAGCGAGCGCGCCTGCGACGAAGGCATCGCCTCGGTCATGAAGAACGCGCCCGAGGCCGCGCTTGTGGAGGAATAG
- a CDS encoding tryptophan--tRNA ligase, translated as MHTRVLTGITTTGTPHLGNYVGAIRPAIVASCQANVDAFYFMADYHALIKSDDPARIERSRLEIAATWLAAGLDPQKVTFYRQSDIPEIPELTWLLTCVTAKGMLNRAHAYKAAVDRNVETGEDADAGITAGLYMYPVLMAADILAFNAHKVPVGRDQIQHIEMARDIAQRFNHIYGSEFFVLPEVLIEEQVATLPGLDGRKMSKSYDNTIPLFAGGAKQLREAIMRIVTDSRAPGEPKDPDSSSLFTIFRAFANEAETQAFRSALEGGIGWGEAKQMLFERIEVDVAPMREHYEALIAKPADIEDILREGARKARDTATTLLLTLREAVGLRSMAKAATHASGPVATASKEKPPRFASFRDEDGRFRFRLLAGDGEELLLSEPFADPKAAGLLQKRLREPGGAGVAVEVEGQLARLRIDGELVATTPDYADTATRDTAVERLRGVLQRFATSD; from the coding sequence ATGCATACCCGAGTCCTCACCGGCATCACCACCACCGGCACACCACACTTGGGCAATTACGTCGGGGCGATCCGCCCTGCGATCGTGGCGAGTTGCCAGGCAAACGTGGACGCCTTCTACTTCATGGCCGACTACCACGCGCTGATCAAGAGCGACGACCCGGCGCGCATCGAGCGCTCGCGGCTGGAGATCGCCGCAACCTGGCTGGCTGCCGGTCTGGACCCACAGAAGGTCACGTTCTATCGCCAGTCCGACATTCCAGAGATTCCGGAACTCACCTGGCTGCTCACCTGCGTCACGGCCAAGGGCATGCTCAACCGTGCACATGCCTACAAGGCTGCGGTGGACAGGAATGTGGAGACAGGCGAAGACGCTGATGCGGGCATCACCGCTGGCCTGTACATGTACCCGGTGCTGATGGCCGCCGACATCCTGGCCTTCAATGCGCACAAGGTGCCGGTCGGGCGCGATCAGATCCAGCACATCGAAATGGCGCGCGATATCGCTCAGCGTTTCAACCACATCTACGGCAGCGAATTCTTCGTGTTGCCGGAGGTGCTGATCGAGGAACAGGTCGCCACGCTGCCGGGCCTGGACGGTCGCAAGATGTCCAAGAGCTACGACAACACCATCCCGCTGTTTGCCGGCGGTGCGAAGCAACTGCGCGAAGCGATCATGCGCATCGTCACCGACTCACGTGCGCCGGGCGAACCCAAGGATCCGGACAGCTCGTCGCTGTTCACCATTTTTCGAGCCTTCGCCAATGAAGCGGAAACGCAGGCGTTCCGCTCCGCGCTTGAGGGGGGCATTGGCTGGGGCGAAGCCAAGCAGATGCTGTTCGAACGGATCGAAGTCGACGTGGCGCCGATGCGCGAGCATTACGAAGCGCTGATCGCCAAACCGGCCGACATCGAGGACATCCTGCGCGAAGGTGCCCGGAAGGCGCGCGACACGGCCACGACTCTACTGCTGACACTGCGCGAGGCAGTCGGCCTGCGCTCGATGGCCAAGGCGGCGACGCATGCCTCGGGCCCGGTTGCCACGGCATCGAAAGAGAAGCCGCCACGCTTCGCCAGCTTCCGCGACGAGGATGGCCGCTTCCGTTTTCGCTTGCTTGCTGGCGACGGCGAGGAACTGCTGCTGTCCGAACCGTTTGCCGATCCCAAGGCAGCGGGTCTGTTGCAGAAGCGCTTGCGCGAGCCGGGTGGCGCGGGCGTGGCTGTGGAGGTCGAGGGGCAGTTGGCCCGACTGCGCATCGACGGTGAGCTCGTGGCGACCACGCCGGACTACGCGGACACGGCCACGCGCGATACCGCGGTCGAGCGGCTGCGTGGCGTGCTCCAGCGTTTCGCCACGTCTGACTGA
- a CDS encoding tryptophan halogenase family protein, producing the protein MARLRKILVVGGGTAGWLTACYLAKVVNAKAPGSTDVALVESPRIGLLGVGEATFPSIRGTLSAIGLDECSFLARTGATFKQGILYRDWVRSPGEPGRSEFFHPFSLPNQRSGGQELLPYWLLGMAPGDMAFAEAVTLQSRLVDGNRGPKRSADADFQGAMNYAYHIDAARVAEVLADHGQTELGVKRHLATVEHVSLDEQGNIEHIATREAGRLDADLYIDCTGLHGKLIGEAMHSPFQSRRDVLFADRAVAMQVPYPQVDAPIPSYTMASAQTAGWIWDIGLQDRRGVGYVYSSAHSTKDEAETLFRQHLGDAAAGIEAQHIRFETGYRPEHWRKNCVAVGLAGGFVEPLESTGIALVELGAYLIAHLLPGDTDDMERAARHYNQMVVARYDRIIDFIKMHYCLSQRRDSAFWVDNTMASTVPETLQDKLALWKHRPPHRLDFVSDLEMFQVASWQYVLYGMEFRTELEPMRTAYPHAEEAQREFRMIQQVAEHALRDLPGHRALVEQMVQRSRTRGGRFL; encoded by the coding sequence ATGGCACGATTGCGCAAAATATTGGTCGTTGGCGGCGGTACGGCTGGCTGGCTGACGGCCTGTTATCTAGCCAAAGTGGTCAATGCCAAGGCGCCAGGAAGTACAGATGTCGCGCTGGTCGAATCGCCGCGAATCGGTTTGCTTGGTGTGGGCGAGGCTACTTTCCCGTCGATTCGTGGCACCTTGTCCGCGATCGGTTTGGATGAATGCAGCTTTCTCGCCCGTACCGGTGCGACCTTCAAGCAAGGCATTCTGTATCGGGACTGGGTGCGTTCACCGGGCGAGCCGGGGCGTAGCGAGTTCTTTCATCCTTTCAGCTTGCCCAACCAGCGCTCTGGTGGACAGGAACTGTTGCCTTACTGGTTGCTGGGTATGGCACCTGGCGATATGGCATTCGCCGAGGCCGTGACGTTGCAGAGCCGCCTCGTTGACGGAAATCGCGGCCCGAAACGATCGGCCGATGCCGACTTCCAGGGTGCGATGAATTACGCGTACCACATTGATGCCGCCCGTGTAGCCGAGGTTCTGGCCGATCATGGCCAAACCGAGCTTGGCGTGAAGCGCCATCTTGCGACTGTCGAGCACGTGTCGCTCGATGAGCAAGGCAATATCGAACACATTGCAACGCGCGAAGCCGGCAGGCTCGATGCCGATCTCTACATTGACTGCACCGGCCTGCACGGGAAACTGATCGGCGAGGCAATGCACTCGCCGTTCCAGAGCCGGCGCGATGTGCTGTTTGCTGATCGCGCCGTGGCCATGCAGGTGCCTTATCCGCAGGTGGACGCCCCGATTCCGTCATACACCATGGCGAGTGCTCAGACAGCAGGATGGATCTGGGATATCGGACTGCAGGATCGGCGTGGTGTGGGCTATGTGTATTCATCGGCCCACAGCACCAAGGACGAAGCCGAGACCCTTTTCCGCCAGCACCTCGGTGACGCGGCTGCAGGCATCGAGGCACAGCACATCCGCTTCGAGACGGGGTATCGACCGGAGCACTGGCGGAAAAACTGCGTTGCTGTCGGTCTGGCCGGTGGCTTCGTCGAGCCTTTGGAATCCACCGGGATCGCGCTGGTGGAGCTAGGCGCCTATCTGATTGCACACCTGCTACCTGGCGATACGGATGACATGGAGCGTGCCGCGCGACACTACAACCAGATGGTCGTGGCACGTTACGACCGCATCATCGATTTCATCAAGATGCATTACTGCCTGAGCCAGCGGCGGGACTCGGCATTCTGGGTCGACAACACAATGGCAAGCACCGTTCCGGAAACGCTGCAGGACAAGCTTGCGCTATGGAAGCATCGCCCACCACACCGGCTCGACTTCGTCAGTGACCTGGAAATGTTCCAGGTGGCGAGTTGGCAGTATGTGCTTTATGGCATGGAATTCCGCACCGAGCTGGAGCCGATGCGTACGGCCTACCCACATGCCGAGGAAGCGCAACGCGAATTCCGCATGATTCAACAGGTAGCCGAGCACGCCCTGCGCGACTTGCCAGGACACCGTGCGCTGGTCGAGCAGATGGTGCAGCGCAGCCGGACACGTGGTGGGCGGTTTCTATGA
- a CDS encoding DUF2968 domain-containing protein codes for MNRTTRHAGSQRHVITALAMALACATLSACASTPVSHVAPPPAPASHDGQAPSSPVPAVGSSEAPASATIARLQQLIDTHQLTELRTTYNATYGASLLFQTSKLSYYVALFHGKQFWRVIQTDSYENAESIYRNFVAQTRKLAQVDIDTTRLQAGNAYAEHLIALNQQHLQNLQQDASYQQQQARQVATAQQQAKQQAVTLSADLHSTSDQLDAMKQRIRALEKQQADPSLILPSITPNTAPAATANNAPAAGTPSS; via the coding sequence ATGAATCGAACGACTCGCCACGCAGGCTCGCAACGCCACGTCATCACAGCACTGGCCATGGCACTGGCATGTGCCACGCTTTCTGCCTGCGCCTCTACGCCGGTGAGCCATGTCGCGCCCCCTCCCGCACCAGCCAGCCACGACGGGCAGGCACCGTCCTCCCCGGTTCCCGCGGTCGGCTCCAGCGAAGCACCGGCCAGCGCCACCATCGCCCGCCTGCAGCAACTGATCGATACGCACCAGCTCACCGAGCTGCGCACCACCTACAACGCCACCTACGGCGCCAGCCTGCTATTCCAGACCAGCAAGCTCAGCTATTACGTGGCCCTGTTTCACGGCAAGCAGTTCTGGCGCGTGATCCAGACCGATTCCTACGAGAATGCGGAAAGCATCTACCGCAACTTCGTGGCGCAGACCCGGAAACTTGCCCAGGTCGACATCGACACCACCCGGCTACAGGCCGGCAATGCCTATGCCGAACACCTGATCGCCCTGAACCAGCAGCACCTGCAGAATCTGCAGCAGGATGCCAGCTACCAGCAGCAGCAGGCTCGCCAAGTAGCCACTGCGCAGCAGCAGGCCAAGCAGCAGGCGGTGACGCTCAGTGCCGACCTGCACAGCACCAGCGACCAGCTCGATGCCATGAAGCAGCGCATCCGCGCACTTGAAAAGCAGCAGGCGGACCCGTCGCTGATCCTGCCCTCCATCACACCCAATACCGCACCCGCGGCTACGGCAAACAACGCACCGGCAGCCGGCACGCCTTCGTCCTGA
- the rocF gene encoding arginase, whose protein sequence is MSKKIALVGVPTDIGAGHRGASMGPEALRVAKINERLRKRGFDVVDRGNLHGPHNPWQPPTEGYRHLPEVQAWNTAVHEAVYRELGEGHLPVMLGGDHCLAIGSISAVARHCRDHGRKLRVLWLDAHTDFNTALATPTGNIHGMPVACLCGKGPSELTGIGGHVPATTPDVFRQIGIRSVDDPEKRLVREVGMEVFDMRHIDEVGMKRTMEEALAGIDADTHLHVSFDVDFLDPTIAPGVGTTVRGGPNYREAQLCMEMIADTGRLASLDIVELNPAFDKRNATAKLAVDLVESLFGKSTLIH, encoded by the coding sequence ATGAGCAAGAAAATCGCACTGGTTGGCGTACCAACCGACATCGGCGCAGGACACCGCGGCGCCTCAATGGGCCCCGAAGCCTTGCGCGTGGCCAAGATCAACGAGCGTCTCCGCAAACGTGGTTTCGACGTGGTCGATCGTGGCAACCTGCACGGGCCGCATAATCCGTGGCAGCCGCCCACCGAGGGCTACCGCCACCTGCCCGAAGTGCAGGCCTGGAATACGGCAGTGCACGAAGCGGTCTACCGCGAACTGGGCGAAGGGCATCTGCCGGTGATGCTCGGCGGTGACCACTGCCTGGCGATCGGCTCGATCAGTGCCGTAGCACGACATTGCCGTGACCACGGCCGGAAGTTGCGCGTGCTATGGCTGGATGCGCATACCGATTTCAACACGGCACTGGCGACGCCGACCGGCAACATTCATGGCATGCCGGTCGCCTGCCTGTGCGGGAAAGGGCCATCGGAACTTACCGGTATCGGTGGCCATGTGCCGGCCACTACACCTGACGTGTTCCGTCAGATCGGTATCCGTTCGGTGGATGACCCGGAGAAGCGGCTGGTACGCGAAGTGGGCATGGAGGTATTCGACATGCGCCACATCGACGAAGTGGGCATGAAGCGCACAATGGAAGAAGCGTTGGCCGGAATCGATGCCGATACGCACCTGCACGTCAGTTTTGACGTGGACTTCCTGGACCCGACGATTGCTCCGGGTGTCGGCACCACGGTGCGTGGCGGACCGAACTACCGCGAAGCGCAGCTGTGCATGGAAATGATTGCCGATACCGGCCGCCTGGCTTCACTCGATATCGTCGAACTGAACCCTGCGTTCGACAAGCGCAACGCCACGGCGAAACTGGCGGTCGACCTGGTGGAATCGCTGTTCGGCAAGTCCACCCTGATCCATTGA
- a CDS encoding DUF5916 domain-containing protein has product MRLAGLLLFIVAVLFAGAAHAVTIDGHIEPGEWKGALHITDFRDTQPLTGKPGSLPTEAWVLATPKGLAVAFRCIQPPGVPRSTQHVQRDFDDQVDRVNLIVDFDGDGRVGYNFTVSSTGGVYDAVVTNESHFDKDWDGNWKSASSEDAQGWTVEMLIPWYIAPMRRGHDGKRIIGLYLDRVVAATGERMAWPVASYQRARFLSDFRKIQVPDYSQSLLAITPYVSAVYDNVHGTSQFKRGADIFWKPNGQFQLTATLNPDFGEVESDDLVVNFGATETYYSDKRPFFTENQGIFDFSLLDDNSQLVYTRRVGGPADDGQGVSNIDGAVKLNGSVGNTSYGLLAADEAGTDGRRFSAVRLVHAFGSQNLGLMLTDVDHPWLDREARVIGIDDHWHPTPGLTVAANVVGSDIAQSGVSTHGSGATLLIDADHGHGWREEWAAMHFNPELQVNDFGYLERNDFDYAHWEVRKRITDLSSDSIYTSHDWRVRVDGMNDTEGLDLRRQLRIERDSSLRNGASEDVQLNINSAAWDDLLTRGHGALYLPATFDLSYQHDSPRHGLLSYNLTADVLSGGLGGNRSIGYEVKFIPTYYLTDTFNLYAGPYYEHQPDWLVWQHDNLIGRFDEHTVELLAGFDWSIGNRQELRMKLEGLGLDARLRGAYRVNGNGRAMVSTDPVGDLGVRNMGLQLRYRYKLAPLSYLYVVYARGGYVMDDYVQDRGVGRLFQQSFSLRDDEQLLVKLDYRFDI; this is encoded by the coding sequence ATGCGTCTTGCTGGCTTGCTGCTTTTCATCGTTGCTGTCCTGTTTGCGGGCGCCGCGCATGCGGTCACCATCGACGGACATATCGAGCCAGGCGAGTGGAAGGGCGCGCTGCATATCACTGATTTCCGCGATACCCAGCCGCTGACCGGCAAGCCGGGATCGCTGCCTACCGAGGCCTGGGTACTGGCCACGCCCAAGGGACTGGCCGTGGCGTTCCGCTGCATCCAGCCGCCGGGCGTGCCGCGCAGCACCCAGCATGTGCAGCGTGATTTCGACGACCAGGTCGATCGCGTGAACCTGATCGTGGATTTCGACGGCGACGGTCGTGTCGGCTACAACTTCACGGTCAGCTCCACCGGCGGCGTGTACGACGCGGTGGTCACCAACGAGTCGCACTTCGACAAGGACTGGGACGGCAACTGGAAATCGGCCAGCAGCGAGGACGCACAGGGCTGGACAGTGGAGATGCTGATTCCCTGGTACATCGCACCGATGCGTCGTGGCCATGACGGCAAGCGCATCATCGGCCTCTACCTGGACCGCGTGGTCGCCGCCACGGGTGAACGAATGGCATGGCCGGTGGCGAGCTATCAGCGCGCACGTTTCCTGTCGGATTTCCGCAAGATCCAGGTGCCGGACTACAGCCAGTCGCTGTTGGCGATCACCCCTTACGTCTCGGCCGTCTACGACAACGTGCATGGAACCAGCCAGTTCAAACGTGGCGCGGATATTTTCTGGAAGCCGAACGGGCAGTTCCAGCTCACCGCGACCTTGAATCCGGATTTCGGCGAGGTGGAAAGCGACGACCTGGTCGTGAATTTCGGTGCCACCGAAACCTACTACAGCGACAAGCGGCCGTTTTTCACCGAGAACCAGGGCATCTTCGATTTCAGCCTGCTCGACGACAACAGCCAACTGGTCTACACCCGACGGGTGGGCGGGCCAGCCGATGACGGTCAGGGCGTGAGCAACATCGACGGCGCGGTGAAGCTCAACGGTAGCGTGGGCAATACCAGCTACGGCCTGCTGGCCGCCGACGAGGCCGGTACGGATGGACGCCGCTTCAGCGCAGTGCGGCTGGTCCATGCATTCGGTAGCCAGAACCTGGGCCTGATGCTGACCGATGTCGACCACCCATGGCTCGACCGCGAGGCACGCGTGATCGGCATCGACGACCATTGGCATCCGACGCCCGGCCTGACCGTGGCCGCCAACGTGGTCGGCAGCGACATCGCGCAGAGCGGTGTCAGCACGCATGGTAGCGGCGCCACGTTATTGATCGACGCCGATCACGGTCATGGCTGGCGCGAGGAGTGGGCGGCCATGCACTTCAATCCCGAGCTGCAGGTCAACGACTTCGGTTATCTGGAACGCAACGATTTCGACTATGCGCACTGGGAGGTACGCAAGCGCATCACCGACCTGTCGTCCGACTCCATCTACACCTCGCACGACTGGCGCGTACGCGTCGATGGCATGAACGACACCGAAGGGCTTGATCTGCGCCGCCAACTTCGGATCGAGCGCGACAGCAGCCTGCGCAACGGTGCTAGCGAAGACGTGCAGCTGAACATCAACAGCGCGGCCTGGGACGACCTGCTGACCCGTGGTCACGGCGCCTTGTATCTACCGGCCACGTTTGATCTGAGCTATCAGCATGATTCGCCGCGACATGGTCTGCTTTCCTACAACCTCACTGCGGATGTGCTGAGCGGCGGGCTGGGCGGCAACCGCAGCATCGGTTACGAAGTGAAGTTCATTCCCACGTATTACCTGACCGATACTTTCAACCTCTACGCCGGGCCGTATTACGAGCATCAACCCGACTGGCTGGTATGGCAGCACGACAACCTGATCGGTCGTTTCGACGAGCACACGGTGGAACTGCTTGCCGGTTTTGACTGGAGCATCGGCAACCGCCAGGAACTGCGCATGAAACTGGAAGGGCTGGGCCTGGATGCGCGCCTTCGCGGTGCCTACCGGGTCAACGGGAATGGTCGTGCGATGGTCAGCACCGACCCGGTGGGCGATCTCGGTGTGCGCAACATGGGCCTGCAGCTTCGCTATCGCTACAAGCTGGCGCCGCTGTCCTACCTCTATGTGGTGTACGCGCGCGGTGGCTATGTGATGGACGATTACGTCCAGGACCGCGGTGTAGGCCGTCTGTTCCAACAGAGTTTCTCGTTGCGCGATGACGAGCAGCTGCTGGTGAAGCTGGATTACCGCTTCGACATCTAG
- a CDS encoding IS30 family transposase: MGQHYGHLSAEERGAIMVGKARGESARQLALMLGRSPSTISRELARNGHQEPSVLPRMGRPRLSYDASRAGQRARRLARKPRRERKLRRDGQLWCLVRRLLGKGWSPQQVSRTLRRHHPDERAKHVSHETIYTAIYAAPRGELRRGLVALLRQHKCARRPRGQGANRRGRMHDLPSIHDRPLEANERLLPGHWEGDFIKGARNRSSVGVLVDRRTRFLKLVKMEGCSAEDALKGFSRAFRPLPPELRQTLTYDQGKEMALYRTLSERTGLAIYFADPRSPWQRGICENTNGLLRQYLPKGTDLSVYSQKQLDAIARRMNLRPRATLDYHCPAEMFIRAMGRDDLADAIDGALLD, from the coding sequence ATGGGTCAGCACTATGGACATCTGAGCGCCGAAGAACGGGGCGCGATCATGGTCGGCAAGGCTCGGGGGGAGAGTGCCCGGCAGCTCGCCCTGATGCTGGGTCGCTCACCCAGCACGATTTCGCGGGAGCTGGCTCGCAATGGTCACCAGGAACCGTCCGTCCTGCCTCGGATGGGTCGGCCAAGGTTGAGCTACGACGCCAGTCGAGCCGGCCAACGCGCCCGGCGCCTGGCACGTAAGCCGCGGCGCGAGCGCAAATTGCGGCGGGACGGTCAGCTGTGGTGCCTCGTGCGCCGCTTGCTGGGCAAGGGCTGGTCACCTCAACAGGTGAGTCGCACACTGCGGCGTCATCACCCGGATGAGCGAGCCAAGCACGTGTCGCACGAGACGATCTACACCGCGATCTATGCCGCGCCACGCGGCGAACTGCGGCGGGGCCTGGTCGCACTTCTGCGGCAGCACAAATGTGCGCGTCGGCCGCGTGGTCAGGGTGCGAACCGGCGCGGCCGGATGCACGACTTGCCGAGCATTCATGATCGTCCACTCGAAGCCAATGAACGGCTGTTGCCCGGCCACTGGGAAGGCGACTTCATCAAAGGCGCCCGTAACCGATCCTCGGTGGGCGTACTGGTGGATCGTCGGACACGTTTCCTGAAGCTGGTGAAGATGGAGGGGTGTTCGGCGGAGGATGCGCTGAAAGGCTTCAGCCGCGCATTCCGGCCGCTGCCACCGGAACTGCGCCAGACGCTGACTTACGATCAGGGCAAGGAAATGGCGCTCTACCGGACGCTATCGGAGCGCACTGGATTAGCGATCTACTTCGCCGACCCACGTAGCCCTTGGCAACGCGGCATCTGCGAGAACACCAATGGCCTGCTGCGCCAATACCTGCCTAAAGGTACGGACTTGTCGGTCTACAGCCAGAAGCAGCTCGACGCGATCGCCCGACGCATGAACCTCCGGCCACGTGCCACTCTCGATTACCACTGCCCTGCAGAAATGTTCATCCGTGCCATGGGCAGAGATGATCTGGCCGATGCCATCGATGGTGCACTTCTAGATTGA